A stretch of the Chanos chanos chromosome 1, fChaCha1.1, whole genome shotgun sequence genome encodes the following:
- the rfk gene encoding riboflavin kinase — MRSLPYFCRGEVVRGFGRGSKELGIPTANFPESVVDNLPADISTGIYYGWARVGNGEVHKMVMSIGWNPYYKNTKKSMETHVIHKFKEDFYGEILSVIMVGYVRPERGFDSLDALITAIHSDIEEAKKKLDHPEHLKLKTDNFLRSSTSKATNSIMNGH; from the exons ATGAGGAGTCTTCCGTACTTTTGTCGAGGAGAAGTTGTGCGAGGATTTGGAAGAGGCAGCAAGGAGCTAGGTATCCCAACAG CAAACTTCCCAGAATCTGTAGTTGACAATCTACCTGCGGACATCAGTACAGGAATCTATTACGGCTGGGCTCGCGTGGGAAATGGGGAAGTACACAAAATGGTTATGAGTATCGGATGGAACCCGTACTACAAGAACACAAAGAAATCGATG GAAACTCATGTGATCCATAAGTTTAAAGAGGATTTTTATGGAGAGATCCTGAGTGTAATAATGGTGGGATATGTCCGTCCAGAGAGAGGCTTTGACTCACTGG aCGCTTTGATAACAGCGATCCACAGCGACATCGAAGAGGCCAAAAAGAAACTGGACCACCCCGAGCACTTGAAACTGAAAACCGACAACTTCCTCCGCTCGTCCACGTCCAAGGCGACAAATTCGATTATGAACGGTCACTAA
- the foxb2 gene encoding forkhead box protein B2, which translates to MPRPGKNSYSDQKPPYSYISLTAMAIQSSAEKMLPLSDIYKFIMDRFPYYRENTQRWQNSLRHNLSFNDCFIKIPRRPDQPGKGSFWALHPDCGDMFENGSFLRRRKRFKLMRAEHAACKNTPVLHSYHHHQQHHHHHHHVHHPGKLGMGPPEYLGAVGRLSHFQSYAFGGGQAGGFKHPFAIESLIGRDYKGVMAGGLPIASVMHHLGYPVPTQLGGVVNSVWPHMSVLSESVGSMPVSSEYSSFGVPVKGLCPHPGGQTMPAVPLPIKPTPTLGTAVPSLPLSAAPAQLCSGAPSVMERSTTELTEGKNGSLHPSLLL; encoded by the coding sequence ATGCCTCGGCCAGGCAAGAACTCCTACAGTGACCAGAAACCTCCCTACTCCTACATCTCCCTGACTGCCATGGCCATCCAGAGCTCTGCCGAGAAGATGCTGCCTCTCAGCGACATCTACAAGTTCATCATGGACCGTTTCCCTTACTACCGAGAAAACACCCAGCGCTGGCAGAACTCCCTGAGGCACAACCTGTCCTTCAACGACTGCTTCATCAAGATCCCGCGTCGGCCGGACCAGCCGGGAAAGGGCAGCTTCTGGGCCCTGCACCCGGACTGCGGGGACATGTTCGAGAACGGCAGCTTCCTCCGCCGGCGAAAACGCTTCAAGCTGATGCGCGCCGAGCACGCGGCCTGCAAGAACACGCCCGTGCTGCACTCGTACCACCATCACCAGCAgcaccatcatcaccaccatcacgTCCATCACCCGGGCAAACTGGGAATGGGACCCCCGGAGTACCTCGGCGCCGTGGGACGCCTCTCGCACTTCCAGAGCTACGCCTTCGGCGGGGGCCAGGCAGGCGGCTTCAAACACCCTTTCGCCATCGAGAGCCTCATCGGGCGAGACTACAAGGGCGTGATGGCGGGCGGTTTACCCATAGCCTCCGTCATGCACCACCTGGGTTACCCAGTGCCAACGCAGCTCGGCGGCGTGGTCAACTCGGTCTGGCCCCACATGAGCGTGCTCTCCGAGTCGGTGGGGAGCATGCCCGTGTCGTCCGAGTACTCGTCCTTCGGGGTGCCCGTGAAGGGACTGTGCCCCCACCCGGGCGGCCAGACCATGCCTGCCGTCCCGCTCCCCATTAAACCCACTCCTACCCTGGGCACCGCCGTGCCCTCTTTGCCCCTGTCGGCTGCTCCAGCCCAACTCTGCTCCGGAGCTCCGTCCGTGATGGAGAGAAGCACCACAGAACTGACGGAGGGGAAAAATGGATCACTGCACCCTTCCCTTTTGCTATAG